A region of the Vicinamibacteria bacterium genome:
GCCATCTCCGACAAGAGAGCAATAACTTTCTTCCCCGGCCGCAAGACGTGCGCGTCCCGAGTCGTCTCGTCGCCAAGCATTTCTTGAAGGAGGGCTACTACATCCAAGGCCCTTCGGGGATGGCGAGGCGAAGAAACAACCGCCGCGGAGGCCCGCCTCACCGGGAGCTCCAGGCGGTCGAGAGCATCAACGGATTCAAGCCCGAAGAACTGCCGCCTCCGCGCCATTATCAAGAGCTCGTCAGCGAGCACCCCGCCATGCGGCTCCGGATGTCACAGGATCCCGACGGGCCCATATCGCTTCGGGTCATCGACCTCATCACTCCGATCGGTCGAGGTCAACGGGGACTCATCGTAGCCGCGCCCAAGACGGGAAAGACCATTCTTCTCGAGCAAATCGGCTGCGCCATCGGTGCATTCTATCCGGAAATCCATTTATTCGTCCTTCTCATCGATGAGAGACCGGAAGAAGTGACGCACATGCGCCGAGCGGTCAAGGGGCAAGTGATCGCCTCGACGTCCGATGGGACGAGCGCCAACCATCTTCGCGTTGCCCGGCTCGTGCTCGAACGGGCTCGGCGTCTGGTGGAGATGGGTGACGACGTCGTGATCCTGCTCGACTCCATCACCCGACTCGGTCGCGCCGCGAACCGAGAGCAAAAAGGGCGTGGGAAAACGATGACCGGGGGCATCGACTCGCGGGCGCTGGAGTTCCCTCGCCAGTTCTTCGGTGCCGCGAGGAACATCGAGGACGGGGGAAGCCTCACGATTCTCGGAACGGCTCTGGTCGACACCGGGAGCCAGATGGACGAGGTGATCTTTCAGGAGTTCAAGGGTACCGGCAACATGGAATTGGTGCTCGACCGTCGGCTCGCCGAGGCGAGGATCTTTCCCGCGATCGATATTTCCCGCTCGGGAACCCGACGCGAGGAGATACTTCTCGACGAGGAGGAGCTTCCCCGAGTCCACCTCCTGAGGCGCGCACTCGCTGGTCTCAAACCCACCGAAGCCATGGCTCTCCTCCTGGACAAGATGAAGAAGACCAGAACCAACAAAGAGCTCCTGGAATCGATCCGTATCAAATAGCGATCCTTCTCACGTCCGTCGGCGCCCTTCCCTCCTCGTCATGCTTCACGTAGACGTAGACATCTTCGACTTTCGCAGAAAGGCGCTTCACCAGCTCGCGCGCGGCTTCGACCTCGGTCTCGCCGTAAGGCGGCGTCTTGCGCAGACGCACGTAGGCGAACGGAGCCGTAATGGCGGGCTCCGCCGCGGCGTCGATCTCGAGCTCGGCCGCGCATAGGGCAACTCCGGCTTCTCTCAATCGCCCCTCCACGGCTTCGACCTGCCAGGACTCGTGGCGGAACTCCATCGCATAGCGATGGCCCGACGGCAGCTCGGCCAGTACGGCG
Encoded here:
- the rho gene encoding transcription termination factor Rho gives rise to the protein MNHGVSTPTAEGVLELEPQGNGHLRQESNNFLPRPQDVRVPSRLVAKHFLKEGYYIQGPSGMARRRNNRRGGPPHRELQAVESINGFKPEELPPPRHYQELVSEHPAMRLRMSQDPDGPISLRVIDLITPIGRGQRGLIVAAPKTGKTILLEQIGCAIGAFYPEIHLFVLLIDERPEEVTHMRRAVKGQVIASTSDGTSANHLRVARLVLERARRLVEMGDDVVILLDSITRLGRAANREQKGRGKTMTGGIDSRALEFPRQFFGAARNIEDGGSLTILGTALVDTGSQMDEVIFQEFKGTGNMELVLDRRLAEARIFPAIDISRSGTRREEILLDEEELPRVHLLRRALAGLKPTEAMALLLDKMKKTRTNKELLESIRIK